CGAGGAGGCGGTCATCGGCAACCTCGTCGAGTCAATCTTTGCCCAGGACTACCCGCGCGAGCTCATGGACGTCTTCGTGGTCTGCGACGCCTGCACCGACGACACCCACGCCGTGGCGGAGGCGGCGGGCGCCACCGTCTGGGACCGCAACGACCTCGCACGACGCGGCAAGAGCTGGGCGCTCGACTATGCCTTCGACCGCATCCTCAACGACTACGACGGTGCCTACGAGGCCTTCGTCGTCATGGACGCCGACAACCTCGTCGCCCCGGACTACCTCTCCGTCATGAACCGTGCCTTCGACGCGGGCTATCTCGTCTGCACGGGCTACCGCAACTCCAAGAACTTCGACTCGAGCTGGATCAGCTCTGCCTACGCCATATGGTTCATCCGCGAGGCGAAGTTCCTCAACAACGCGCGCATGATGTCGGGCACGAGCTGCGCCATCTCCGGCTCGGGCTGGATGGTGTCGGAGCGCATCGTTCGCGGCATGCACGGGTGGGACTTCCACACCCTGACCGAGGACATCCAGTTCTCCACCTTCTGCTGCGCCAACAACGTGCAGATCGGGTACGCGCCCGCCGAGTTCTTCGACGAGCAGCCCATCACCCTCAAGGCCTCCTGGACGCAGCGCATGCGCTGGACCAAGGGCTTCTACCAGGTGTTCTTCAGCTATGGTCGCGACCTGGCCAAGGGCATCACCCGGGGTCAGTTCGCGAGCTACGACATGCTGATGACCATCGCGCCCGGGATGATCCTGACCCTGCTCTCCTTCTCGGTCAACGCCACCTACCTTGTCATAGGCTCGCTCTCCCACGGATTCTTCGCCACCCAGGCGGAGCTCGACATGTGCACGGGGTCGCTGATCATGACCTTCGTCTCGCTGTACGTGACGTTCTTCCTGCTCGCGCTCATCACGACCGTCTCCGAGCGCTCCCACATCCACGCCAAGAAGCGCTGGCGCGTGGTCACCAACCTCTTCACGTTCCCGATCTTCATGATGACCTACATCCCCATCACCGTCGCCGCGCTGTTCAAGAAGGTGGAGTGGATTCCCACCAAGCATGACATCGCCGTCGACCTGAGCGACGTCGTCCAGGACGCCTAGGAGGGGCCGCGCCTCGTTGTGACGCCCCGGGGCATCGGCGGACGGCGCCTGGAAACCCGTGAGCGGATGCTACAATGGCGTGAACTCAGACGACACCGCCGCGGGCGGGGAAAGGAGCCGACGCATGGCAACGTTCTTCGAGGGGGAGTCACACACCTTTTCCGAGTACCTGCTCGTTCCCGGATACTCCTCGGCGGAGAACGTCCCCGCCAACGTCTCGCTCAGGACGCCGCTCGTGAAGTTCCGTCGCGGCGAGGAGCCCGCGCTCTCGCTCAACATCCCGATGGTCTCCGCCATCATGCAGTCCGTCTCGGGCGTTGACATGGGCGTCGCGCTCGCCATCGAGGGCGGCCTGGCCTTCATCTACGGCAACCAGACCCCCGAGGCCGAGGCTGCCATGGTCAAGGCCGTCAAGGACCACAAGGCGGGCTTCGTCGAGTCCGACTCCACCCTCACGCCCGACATGACGATGGAGCAGGTCATCGAGCTCAAGGAGCGCACCGGGCACTCCACCATGCCCGTCACCGACGACGGGTCCTCCCGCGGCAAGCTCCTCGGCATCGTGACCAGTCGCGACTACCGTCCCACCCGTGACGACCACCAGACGAGGGTCGCCGAGTTCATGACCCCGCGCGAGAAGCTCATCGTGGGCGACAAGGACATCACGCTCAAGCGCGCCAACGACGTCATCTGGGAGAACAAGCTCAACGCCCTCCCCGTCGTGGACGACAACGACCACCTCATGGGCATCGTCTTCCGCAAGGACTACGACCAGCACAAGTCCAACCCCGACGAGCTGCTCGACGCCAACAAGCGCTACATGGTGGGCGCCGGCATCAACACGCGCGACTACGCCGAGCGCGTGCCGCTGCTCGTGGACGCGGGCGCCGACGTGCTGTGCATCGACTCCTCCGAGGGCTTCTCCGAGTGGCAGAAGCGCACGATTGAGTGGATTCGCGCCAACTACGGCGACTCGGTCAAGGTCGGTGCCGGCAACGTCGTCGACGCCGACGGCTTCCGCTTCCTCGCCGACTGCGGCGCCGACTTCGTGAAGGTGGGCATCGGCGGCGGCTCGATCTGCATCAC
Above is a genomic segment from Olsenella timonensis containing:
- a CDS encoding glycosyltransferase family 2 protein, which gives rise to MEFNQFGITPIVFFNFLIWVFFTFAYLYQAVFMIRALVQGTVRLPEAKRLHSYAFVIAAHNEEAVIGNLVESIFAQDYPRELMDVFVVCDACTDDTHAVAEAAGATVWDRNDLARRGKSWALDYAFDRILNDYDGAYEAFVVMDADNLVAPDYLSVMNRAFDAGYLVCTGYRNSKNFDSSWISSAYAIWFIREAKFLNNARMMSGTSCAISGSGWMVSERIVRGMHGWDFHTLTEDIQFSTFCCANNVQIGYAPAEFFDEQPITLKASWTQRMRWTKGFYQVFFSYGRDLAKGITRGQFASYDMLMTIAPGMILTLLSFSVNATYLVIGSLSHGFFATQAELDMCTGSLIMTFVSLYVTFFLLALITTVSERSHIHAKKRWRVVTNLFTFPIFMMTYIPITVAALFKKVEWIPTKHDIAVDLSDVVQDA
- a CDS encoding IMP dehydrogenase, which translates into the protein MATFFEGESHTFSEYLLVPGYSSAENVPANVSLRTPLVKFRRGEEPALSLNIPMVSAIMQSVSGVDMGVALAIEGGLAFIYGNQTPEAEAAMVKAVKDHKAGFVESDSTLTPDMTMEQVIELKERTGHSTMPVTDDGSSRGKLLGIVTSRDYRPTRDDHQTRVAEFMTPREKLIVGDKDITLKRANDVIWENKLNALPVVDDNDHLMGIVFRKDYDQHKSNPDELLDANKRYMVGAGINTRDYAERVPLLVDAGADVLCIDSSEGFSEWQKRTIEWIRANYGDSVKVGAGNVVDADGFRFLADCGADFVKVGIGGGSICITRETKGIGRGQASAVIDVCRARDEYFEETGVYVPVCSDGGIVYDYHMTLALAMGADFMMLGRYFARFDESPTERVNVNGQYMKEYWGEGSARARNWQRYDQGGASKLGFVEGVDSYVPYAGSLREGVRNTLYKIKSTMCNCGAKTIKELQQKARLTLVSSTSIVEGGAHDVVVKDSQHSVSYR